The Devosia sp. A16 genome includes a window with the following:
- the pyrE gene encoding orotate phosphoribosyltransferase translates to MTTDEVLDLFRESGALLEGHFILSSGLRSPIFLQKAKVFMHPAKAEKLCRALAQKIRAEGYGDVSQIVSPAVGGIIPGYETARHLGVPAIYTERVEGKFELRRGFELQPGEKVIIVEDIVSTGISIRECIEAIRKTGANVVAAACLIDRSAGEAEVGVPLVSLVQYKVPAYPADALPPELAAIPAVKPGSRGLS, encoded by the coding sequence GTGACCACCGACGAAGTACTGGACCTGTTCCGCGAGAGCGGCGCCTTGCTCGAGGGGCATTTCATCCTCTCCTCCGGCTTGCGCTCGCCGATCTTCCTGCAGAAGGCCAAGGTGTTCATGCACCCGGCCAAAGCAGAGAAGCTCTGCCGCGCCCTGGCGCAGAAGATTCGCGCCGAAGGCTATGGTGACGTCAGCCAGATCGTCTCTCCGGCGGTGGGCGGCATCATTCCGGGCTACGAGACGGCGCGACACCTTGGGGTGCCGGCGATCTACACCGAGCGCGTCGAGGGCAAGTTCGAACTGCGCCGCGGCTTCGAACTGCAACCCGGCGAAAAGGTGATCATCGTCGAAGACATCGTCTCGACTGGTATCTCGATCCGTGAGTGCATCGAGGCGATCCGCAAGACCGGCGCGAATGTGGTGGCCGCTGCGTGCCTGATCGACCGGTCTGCCGGTGAAGCCGAAGTCGGCGTGCCGCTGGTCTCGCTGGTCCAGTACAAGGTGCCGGCCTATCCGGCCGATGCCCTGCCGCCGGAACTCGCGGCCATCCCGGCGGTCAAGCCGGGGTCGAGGGGGCTGTCATGA
- the acpS gene encoding holo-ACP synthase, translating to MIIGLGNDLCDIKRVEKTLERYGDRFTHRIFTELERQKSDRRAQRAASYAKRFAAKEACSKALGTGLSFGVYWRDMGVVNLPSGKPTMKLTNGAARILERLVPAGHKPHIHLTITDDGGMAQAFVIIEALPVDQAAALP from the coding sequence ATGATCATCGGTCTCGGCAACGACCTGTGCGACATCAAGCGGGTCGAGAAGACTCTGGAGCGCTATGGCGATCGCTTCACGCATCGGATCTTCACCGAGCTCGAGCGACAGAAATCCGATCGCCGGGCGCAGCGCGCCGCGTCCTACGCCAAGCGCTTCGCCGCCAAGGAAGCCTGCTCGAAGGCCCTGGGGACCGGCCTTAGTTTCGGCGTTTATTGGCGCGACATGGGCGTCGTGAACCTCCCTTCGGGCAAGCCGACCATGAAATTGACCAATGGCGCTGCCCGCATTCTGGAGCGGCTTGTTCCGGCCGGTCACAAGCCACATATCCACCTGACCATTACCGACGACGGCGGCATGGCGCAGGCGTTCGTCATTATCGAGGCGCTGCCGGTTGACCAGGCGGCGGCCCTCCCGTAA